The Eublepharis macularius isolate TG4126 chromosome 3, MPM_Emac_v1.0, whole genome shotgun sequence genome has a window encoding:
- the ACAT1 gene encoding acetyl-CoA acetyltransferase, mitochondrial, whose protein sequence is MMGGRQVPKTLRAMMYASRSYSSQRGLNDVVIVSAARTPIGSFQGSLFSLPATALGSVAIKGAIERAGIPKEEVKEVYMGNVIQAGQGQAPARQATLGAGLPVSTPCTTVNKVCASGMKSVMMAAQNLMCGNQDVMVAGGMESMSNVPYTMSRGTTPYGGVKLEDLIVKDGLTDVYNKIHMGNCAENTAKKFTISREDQDAYAIKSYTKSKEAWDSGVLAKEIVPVAISQKGKPDTEFKEDEEYKRVDFSKVPKLKAVFQKENGTVTAANASTLNDGAAALVLMTSEAAKRLNVKPLARIAAFADAAVDPIDFPIAPAHAVPKILSQTGLKKEDIAMWEINEAFSVVVLANIKMLGIDPQKVNIHGGAVSLGHPIGMSGARIVIHMTHALKQGEYGLAGICNGGGGASAILIQKL, encoded by the exons ATGATGGGAGGACGGCAGGTGCCGAAGACTCTGCGG GCAATGATGTATGCAAGCCGGAGCTATTCATCACAACGTGGTTTAAAT GATGTAGTCATTGTAAGCGCTGCCCGGACACCCATTGGCTCTTTTCAAGGATCTCTTTTTTCACTACCAGCCACTGCGCTTGGTTCTGTCGCAATTAAAGGCGCAATTGAAAGAGCAG GCATCCctaaagaagaagtgaaggaAGTATACATGGGTAATGTTATCCAGGCTGGCCAAGGACAGGCTCCTGCAAGACAAGCAACACTTGGTGCAG GTTTACCAGTTTCTACTCCTTGTACAACTGTCAACAAAGTTTGCGCTTCTGGAATGAAATCTGTTATGATGGCAGCCCAGAACCTGATGTGTGGAAATCAG GACGTGATGGTGGCTGGTGGGATGGAGAGCATGTCTAATGTGCCCTATACAATGAGCAGAGGAACAACACCTTATGGAGGCGTAAAGCTGGAAGACTTGATCGTGAAAGATGGTTTGACCGATgtttacaataaaatccatatg GGTAATTGTGCAGAGAATACTGCTAAAAAGTTTACTATATCACGGGAAGATCAAGATGCCTATGCTATCAAATCTTACACAAAAAGCAAGGAAGCTTGGGACTCTGGTGTTCTTGCAAAGGAAATTGTACCGGTTGCTATTTCTCAGAAAG GGAAACCAGACACAGAGTTTAAAGAAGATGAAGAGTACAAACGTGTTGATTTTAGTAAAGTTCCAAAGCTGAAGGCGGtttttcagaaagaaaatg GAACCGTAACAGCTGCCAATGCCAGTACTCTCAATGATGGAGCAGCTGCTTTGGTTTTGATGACGTCAGAAGCAGCCAAGAGACTAAATGTTAAACCACTGGCTAGGATAGCAG CTTTTGCAGATGCCGCTGTGGATCCTATTGACTTCCCCATTGCCCCAGCACATGCTGTTCCCAAG ATACTTAGTCAGACGGGACTTAAAAAAGAAGATATTGCAATGTGGGAAATTAATGAAGCATTCAGTGTTGTTGTCCTGGCCAATATTAAGATGCTGGGCATTGATCCGCAGAAGGTGAACATTCATGGAGGAGCAGTCTCTTTAGGACATCCAATTGG GATGTCTGGAGCAAGAATTGTCATTCACATGACTCATGCATTGAAGCAAGGAGAGTACGGCCTTGCCGGTATTTGCAACGGAGGCGGTGGCGCATCTGCAATACTGATTCAAAAGTTGTAA